The following are encoded together in the Glycine soja cultivar W05 chromosome 5, ASM419377v2, whole genome shotgun sequence genome:
- the LOC114412495 gene encoding uncharacterized protein LOC114412495 codes for MEAYSSSYSSSSNSSYLTQNNHEDSKGYVKQQVYPLQNHNSWLRSVRKTPAKPWKKAPVAPMPPTPIKVYKVDAINFRDVVQQLTGAPEHESQQQHLQIKIARAESADAPNVPPKQNQSGGDTCGKWYQEFLLGMNSPETNTNNDGAMAPGFLGMNLLSPNSYSNFCFFPPLSPSGVTSLEPGKVL; via the coding sequence ATGGAAGCCTATTCTAGTTCTTATTCCTCGTCATCCAATTCTTCATACTTGACCCAAAACAACCATGAGGACTCAAAAGGGTACGTGAAACAGCAAGTGTACCCTCTTCAAAATCACAATTCGTGGCTCCGTTCCGTGAGAAAGACACCAGCAAAGCCGTGGAAGAAGGCACCAGTGGCACCAATGCCACCAACACCGATCAAAGTTTACAAAGTGGACGCTATAAACTTCCGTGACGTGGTTCAGCAGCTCACAGGTGCACCCGAGCACGAGTCCCAGCAGCAGCATCTCCAAATCAAAATCGCACGTGCTGAATCTGCTGATGCTCCTAATGTGCCACCGAAGCAAAACCAATCAGGCGGAGACACGTGCGGTAAATGGTACCAGGAGTTTCTCTTAGGAATGAATTCTCCGGAGACTAATACTAATAATGATGGAGCAATGGCACCGGGTTTTCTAGGAATGAATTTGCTCTCACCAAATTCGTATAGTAATTTCTGTTTCTTTCCTCCTTTGAGCCCAAGCGGTGTCACCAGTTTGGAACCAGGGAAGGTTCTCTAG